The Festucalex cinctus isolate MCC-2025b chromosome 12, RoL_Fcin_1.0, whole genome shotgun sequence genome segment tctcttatactctgcagtcacctgctggtcgtttgtgtaattaccatttctgcaaccgtcctttacagttgagaggctgaatcaaagccttctgtatgctctagcataaaaactcctccaaaaaaacgtctaaatacgtcattgggacacgtaacacattaaaaaaaaaaaaaaaaaaagtttctaagttattgggagcaaatgactaCCCTTTCAACCAATCCGTAAATCAACACaccaaatatatatatccatccatccatccatcttcttgaccgcttattcctcacaagggtcgcgggggctgctggcgcccatctcagctggctctgggcagtaggcggggcacaccctggactggttgccaaccaatcgcagggcacacagagacgaacaaccatccacactcacacgcacacctagggacaattctgagcacccaattaacctgctaaaaaaaggaaattagtttttatatatataaatatatatatatatatataataaataatttcctttttttaaatctctttaatttgtttaatctcataaatcattttataaaaaaaaaaaatctctataaaatcatacaaaaataaaaacaacttatataataacatttacaataattcaaataagaagttaatttgaattaaatgattaattagtataaattacaaaaaaattcaatcacttTTCACTAGAGGCACCTAACTTGAAATTTTAGGTCGCACTTTCTTTGCTTTCCACTGCATTAATGATAAACACTTTGACAATAAGCGCAGAAACTACCATAatctaaattcacattttattgtTCAAGTTATGACACAACATAAACACAATCAACAAGTCATGCATCTTAAATGCTAAAACTACAAATGTAATCTTTCGGATGATAGTGCTTGTATTATAAGCAAAGTTCATGTTCCCCGCATGTTGCGGCGGTCACGTGCAGAATTTTGCAGTTCCTGAAATATCCCAGCCAGGTGAACTTGTGCATCCGTTGATCCagcaaatattattttttattttttgcgctGTAACGTGAACTCATTATCAGGATTTGCCTCCTCTGGCACAACAGCTTATCCAAGGAGAACGTAATCGCTGATAGTCCTTTTCGTCATTGTTCTGTGAGAATTTGCGCAATCACCCCCGGCGAGGCGTCTTTTTCATCATGCACATACGCCAATCACAGAGGCCATTTGTGATGGGAGACAACAGCTGCTCTCGCGCAGCGACACAAGGGCTGACAAGTGCGGTTGTTGCTTCCAAATATCGGACGTACCTGAACACAGCACGCATGTGGAGTTTCCCTGCTGCTCAGAAGATCATTCTCACCACTTCAAACAACACCTATGAGAGAACAAAGTATATTTGtacccgtttccgttttgcagcaattagcattagaatacagctaagtttcatcattattcacattcccgtcgaaaacactgtcaaaaagagcttgttgcaacatggccctggctgatctcatacccagctgccacctgctggccgtttttgtaataactaccattgctttaagcaaactcttcatatcagaagctgcatcaacgcTTTCTgtttgctcttgcattaaaaaaacaaaaaacaaaaaacacaaaaaaaacgtattaatacgttttttggcagtgaagaacaaagtattaaaaaatatatttacatgttttggggtttaaatgagttaaggctgacttcccctttaaacatCACCTCAAACTGCAATGTAAGTCCGGATCCAACTGAGCATGCGTTTCCCTTGCTTGCCAAAAAGATGCATCATCATTGAGTTATCCACCAGTTACGCTACGTGATGCGCTACGCGATATGACGCGATGTGCGACGAAGCTCACTTCGATGGTGATGAGGATGACGATCATCCACTCCAGCCTCAAGCTGTGCTTTTCGCTCAGATGGCTCCTCATCAGGTCCGTCAGCTGCGTGCAGTGCTCCAGCTTCTCGTTCACAACCTGCGGCGGCGCCATCGGACAATGTGAGATCGAGCGCGAATATTGTTATCGTTGTGGTTATTTTTACAGTGGGGGTCACCTTGACCCGGCGGTTGATGCTGAGGAACTGGCAGGTCTTGTCGTAGATCTTCTCCAGGTTCGCTCGGTCCCAGTAAAAGTCGGGCGTGAGCAGGAGGTCGGAGCTCAGGTTGATGCAATGGCTGAcgacaaaaacaacatttcaaTCTACAGAGGCCTCAAAATTGAACCATGTGGGACACCATAAGTCAGTGGGGCAAGTACAGGACTCAACACAAACATCAAtcattatacaaaaaaaaaaaccttcattaTACAATAATTATTACAACCATGTCCAGATCATATTTGTAAATGGAAATTACTTCTCATACATTTTTATCtggttaaattaaaaataaaataaaaataaaaatgatatatttttcctttttatacaatttgtctttcttttaattaattaaaaaagtaattgaAAAGCATTATAACAAATAGTCTACATGTAGATCTATAATaaactttgaatattttttatattatttatcatatttattttatttattctgtgttttctttttaattttatatacaAATTttattattgggaaaaaaagaactATTGGGAAAAAAACTGCATAATGCGCATTTCATCTTTATTAGAcaatttttaagtaaaaaatataaattcaatcattttttatttgtatttttaatttaataaagtaATTGAAGATATTAGCAAatgtacatttatacatttttcatatttaaaacatttagttaaaatattaattacattttgattaaatatatattcattttttaaaagtccaCAAGAACCAGGTTGAACTTTTTACTAATAGTATTTAATCaacattacaatacaatattactatgattatatatatatatatatatatatatatatatatatatatatatatatatatatatatatatatatatatatatatatatatatatatgaaaacaattgcatttaaaaaaaataagtaaatcatTTGCAAGTTGCAGCTAATAATCTCCAACTGTGCTCTTGTTGTCCAGTGTGACTGTCTTAAGTGCATTAAAGGCTCACGAGGACAATTCACCGCAACGTGAAGAGTTCGCCGATCTTCTGCATGACCTCCGCTGACGACAACTTGACTCTTGTGCCCGACTTGAGtgtctgaaaaacaaaaacaaatgaggcGCTTGACTGCTCGAATTACACACTCCACTGACGCACACACtcaattattttgaaatgcgcGCGTACCTCTGGGATCGACTGAATGGACTCCACAAAGTCATCGAGCGACACCTCCCATATGGCCAACTTGACTGGAGCCAGCAAGCGACGCAAAAGAGTCCAGAAAAGCACACGTTAAACACAATCAACCtcaggacacttcattaggcacATCTGCACACTAAAACACGGGTCACCGGCGCCGCCCTATCGCGCGGCcagcaaaatattacaaacgGCTCTCAGTGCACTTATATAAACGCCATTACAGTAAACAAGCAAAAAATAGGTCAAATCACTTGTTGCCCCAGCCACTGTCCTGTGCTTGTCCTGACCTCCCCACTTTCAAAAAAAGAACTCAAAACCCATCTGTTTAAAGTTGCTTTTAATGTCTAATGTTTAGTATTATGatttcttacatttttgtaCTGATTTTATTATATGTAATGAGTTTATGTGTtggactatttctttttttaagccttttgtactgattttttttttcttggactaTTTGTTAAGCGTCtgagtattttgaaaagcgctatacaaaatagatgtatttttaatatctgtattattaaatgttttcgTCACTTGTTTCAGGGAAGCTCATTCCACatcggcaaaaaataaataaattcttagaTTTTAATTACttatgaatatttaattaaagaTTTGGAAGGGTGCAGGGGATATGCCAAAATCACCAAACAGTTGAGTATTGCATATTTGTGATTCGGAACCCACAATTGGCTGATTTAAAAAAGgtttttctatattttatttatttgctttttggtgtatatttttccacccaatttttttttgtgtgtggaaaaaGCATCTTGATTGTTTAGCAGCAGTTTTTGAAGAATTTTGggttaaagaaaaacatttaaaaaaaataccccaaaaaacaaaacgaaaataaataaaatatagaaaacCCTTTTTTAAATCAGCCAATCGTGGATGCCAAATTGCAAGTATGTGggtaaaaatagtaataataaaaaaatactcaaatgtTTGGTGATTTTGGCATATCCCCTGCACCCttccaaatatttaattaaatattttatatttgtttgtttgtttttaatgttttttctttaacccaaacaaaaaaatatatatatatatattaaaaaaaaaaaacacccattgcAATGAATTGGATGGgggatatatattttatttagagatgcAACAACTAATCAATTAATCAGCAATTAAGTGATCATCAAACttatcgacaactattttgaaCAAACATGTCGGAgtccaacaaataaataaaatttagttGAGGATTTTCTGCACGGTTGAATTAAAATATCATGTTTTTGAATtaagggatgtttttttttgttttttttaataattcatgaaccaatgattaaaaaaaatctgttagtTGCTGCCTGAATGAGCTGCATATATTTTCCAAAGTGACATCCCGTCTCACCTGACAAGCACAGCGCGTTGGAAAAGGCAAACTTCTCCAGAACGGCGTCGTGTTGCTCCAAGTGCTTGCTCAAAACAAAGTTGCCGTGCTCCAGTTTTGTGTTTCCCCTGCGCGGAAGAAGACGACGGCACGACAaccacaaaacatttcaatAAAACGCGTCCGTTACGACGTGACGCCGACTCACTCACTCGCCGTACGTGTAGTTGATCTCTTCGTTTTCCCAGTGGACCAGCGCCACTTCGTACGGCTGACTCTCGTGACGCTCCAAAATCCGCAACACCTTCTTCAGCTCAACGACAAGATGTTGGGAATATAGATTTATGATTGGGGTTGCTAAAATTGAGGTTtcgcatttttttgggggggactttttttttcaagttgttGGCTTAAAGTGACAAATCATACTGATAAATACCATTTAAGCAAACGTCAAAATAGGCCTGAAtataaagtacatttaaaatgctaaaaaaaaaaaaaaaatgctaaaagggGAAAATTTCACCAAATCTGCATGATTTAAGAAAGTATTgtgtaaaatattttacatcgaaatttgaacaaaaaccaaaaaaaggcaaatattgtttgattttagagtttaaatcaaaacaatagGCAGACATgcaattagaatttttttttaaacattttgcattaacacattcactgccatagacggctttaggcgtcaaagattcatttttttttttttcctgcacacgcaataaaacaatgtgcaaaaagctttttcgttatgcatcaacttggtattaaagcaacaacagtaaattgcagcgtttactacacatagttaaaaaaaaaaaaaaatcaacttttgtgtagtctccaagaatattcaaaacatgcggacatccaacatccaacacattcactgccatagacagttttagacgtcaaagattttttttttgtcctggactggcagtgaatgagttaattaaagcaAATATGAGAtgatgttttgatatttttaaataaaaattagttCTCAAACATTTTATCTGGTTAAATAAAAggttaaatatatttttcctttttatacaatttgtctttcttttaattaatttaaaaagtaattgaaaAAGCATTAtaacaaatacagtatacatGTAGATCTATCAtaaattttgaatatttattgaGTTAAAAATCACAAGTATAAGGTTCTGTATTTTCTACATAATTTTATATGCAAATTtcattattgaaaaaaagacaacc includes the following:
- the rmnd1 gene encoding required for meiotic nuclear division protein 1 homolog isoform X4, producing the protein MDMMQCVAFATADQYNLPTLSLDLTRHGFPEVDFPRDASNVLVISPDVSAKADDGSLIFFFREGSVVFWNVEEKMLKKVLRILERHESQPYEVALVHWENEEINYTYGEGNTKLEHGNFVLSKHLEQHDAVLEKFAFSNALCLSVKLAIWEVSLDDFVESIQSIPETLKSGTRVKLSSAEVMQKIGELFTLRHCINLSSDLLLTPDFYWDRANLEKIYDKTCQFLSINRRVKVVNEKLEHCTQLTDLMRSHLSEKHSLRLEWMIVILITIEVLFEVVRMIF